A part of Desulfobacter sp. genomic DNA contains:
- a CDS encoding HAMP domain-containing histidine kinase produces MKSRFSIKNIFIFAVIFFSASLILGYSLLSARFFSQGVIRVITDNMVNGVDTYHRSMARNSTKGVDYFGNLMITRDWKQVPAVVRRTFPSPVPATGKLYMTKESGILNRSDPNYYILAVPKGGIIYYVCQWIGFSTPPGTFGWNSNENIKVLIVISCCIGMALATVLWLIIRRIATPMAALSFWAKGLDKQRVSEDLPDFYYRELNELAALIREKIGAEQERIERDRQFLHYASHELRTPVTVIAQNIEVLKKAGGLNTDRAREMEKNALKRLSRAADNMGTLMETLLWMGRKTTGDLPRKEIQLDLVLNEIVESLKYLLEGKEVRLDLNTSPVVIGAPEAPLRIVLSNLVRNAFLHTSRGSVAVTQSGNVVTIINLETDGGGDGGSGSPGFGFGLSLTSKLISKMDWSWQNEHGPAGHKAVLCINK; encoded by the coding sequence GTGAAAAGCCGGTTTTCCATAAAAAACATTTTTATTTTTGCCGTTATTTTTTTCAGCGCATCGCTCATTCTCGGCTATTCCCTATTGAGTGCCCGGTTTTTCAGCCAGGGGGTGATCCGGGTGATCACGGATAATATGGTCAACGGCGTGGACACCTACCACAGGTCCATGGCCAGAAACAGCACCAAGGGCGTTGATTATTTCGGCAACCTGATGATCACAAGGGACTGGAAACAGGTGCCCGCGGTGGTTAGACGAACCTTTCCATCACCTGTTCCGGCGACGGGGAAATTGTATATGACAAAGGAGTCCGGTATTTTAAACCGGTCCGATCCCAATTACTATATACTGGCAGTTCCCAAGGGGGGGATCATATATTATGTCTGCCAGTGGATCGGGTTTTCCACTCCCCCCGGCACTTTCGGGTGGAATTCCAATGAAAACATAAAAGTGCTGATTGTTATCAGCTGCTGCATCGGCATGGCTCTGGCCACGGTGCTCTGGTTGATTATCAGGCGGATCGCCACCCCCATGGCGGCCCTAAGCTTCTGGGCAAAGGGGCTGGACAAACAACGGGTCAGCGAGGACCTTCCGGATTTCTACTACCGGGAACTCAATGAACTTGCCGCGCTGATCAGGGAAAAGATAGGGGCTGAGCAGGAGCGCATTGAACGGGACCGGCAGTTTCTGCATTATGCCAGCCATGAATTGAGAACCCCCGTCACGGTTATTGCCCAGAACATAGAAGTGCTTAAAAAAGCCGGGGGACTGAACACAGATCGGGCAAGGGAAATGGAGAAAAACGCCTTGAAACGGCTTTCCAGGGCTGCGGACAACATGGGCACGCTCATGGAAACCCTGCTTTGGATGGGGCGTAAGACAACCGGCGATCTTCCCAGAAAAGAAATACAGCTTGACCTTGTTTTAAATGAGATCGTTGAAAGTTTAAAATATCTTTTGGAGGGAAAAGAGGTTCGTCTGGACCTGAATACCTCTCCGGTTGTCATCGGCGCACCGGAAGCCCCCCTGCGCATCGTTCTGTCCAACCTGGTCAGGAATGCATTTCTCCACACCTCCCGGGGAAGCGTGGCCGTCACCCAGTCCGGCAATGTGGTCACGATCATCAACCTTGAAACCGACGGGGGCGGCGATGGCGGCTCCGGCAGCCCCGGTTTCGGTTTCGGATTGAGCCTGACCTCAAAGCTCATCAGTAAAATGGACTGGTCCTGGCAAAACGAGCACGGACCGGCAGGGCACAAGGCCGTGCTTTGTATCAATAAATAA
- a CDS encoding transporter — protein MKRKLLILLTAAALICFYSPAFAGQGGARGGCGYKGPKPIGQINMTNGGVYARGKMGIILKTRYFKKDDIYSGSGSIADYTGKPAGTGPREQERLVTQLTLRYGLFDNMDVRLMLPYWQKDMVRGMMKSGTLTNVDSSNDGFGDMVLMGRYKILSQKKGGLFNLALGAGVKMPSGDSDDPDDSKKDESCFGMGFQCGTGSWDPKFEIAANRMIRNWRIDATIMATFPSEGDREYEYGNCFQYNLGSSVALNDWFDLQLEYNGIWKDKSEDHGAAVENSGGHWGYITPGVHFKLKKQPNVHLDFGVPILVLRDLNGEQLSEKYQFVAKLAVKF, from the coding sequence GTGAAAAGGAAATTATTGATTCTGTTAACGGCGGCTGCTCTGATCTGCTTTTATTCACCCGCATTTGCCGGCCAGGGCGGCGCCCGTGGCGGATGCGGCTACAAAGGCCCCAAGCCCATAGGCCAGATTAATATGACCAACGGCGGCGTCTATGCCAGGGGGAAGATGGGCATCATTCTTAAAACCAGGTATTTTAAAAAGGACGATATCTACAGCGGTTCCGGCAGTATCGCCGATTACACGGGAAAACCCGCAGGTACAGGTCCCCGGGAACAGGAGCGGCTGGTGACCCAGCTGACCCTGAGATACGGTCTGTTTGACAACATGGATGTCCGGCTGATGCTTCCCTATTGGCAGAAAGATATGGTCCGGGGAATGATGAAATCCGGCACCCTTACCAATGTGGACAGTTCCAATGACGGCTTTGGTGATATGGTTCTCATGGGCCGGTATAAGATTCTGTCCCAGAAAAAGGGCGGCCTGTTCAACCTGGCCCTGGGTGCCGGCGTGAAAATGCCTTCCGGGGATTCCGACGACCCGGATGATTCCAAGAAGGATGAGAGCTGCTTTGGCATGGGGTTCCAGTGCGGGACCGGGTCCTGGGATCCGAAATTTGAAATTGCAGCCAACCGGATGATTCGCAACTGGAGAATCGATGCGACAATCATGGCCACCTTCCCCTCCGAGGGGGACCGGGAGTACGAATATGGGAACTGTTTTCAGTATAACCTGGGTTCCAGCGTGGCCCTCAATGACTGGTTTGACCTCCAGCTGGAATACAACGGCATCTGGAAGGATAAAAGCGAAGACCACGGGGCGGCAGTTGAAAATTCCGGCGGCCACTGGGGATATATCACCCCGGGTGTCCATTTTAAATTGAAAAAACAGCCCAATGTCCACCTTGATTTTGGCGTGCCCATCCTTGTTCTCAGGGACCTGAACGGCGAGCAGCTGTCTGAAAAATACCAGTTTGTGGCCAAGCTGGCAGTGAAGTTCTGA
- a CDS encoding lytic transglycosylase domain-containing protein, translating to MADGTQRRFSPAPQSYEGIIKAAGRAYRVDAALIKAVIRAESNFRPGAVSHKGARGLMQIMPANNAALDISNPFDPVQNIMGGTRHLKQLLVRYHKNTALALAAYNAGTSAVDKHCSIPPYPETRAYVSRVMEFYRQYKGS from the coding sequence ATGGCAGACGGTACCCAGAGGCGGTTCAGCCCGGCTCCCCAATCCTATGAGGGCATCATCAAGGCGGCGGGCAGGGCATACAGGGTGGACGCCGCACTGATAAAGGCTGTGATCCGTGCGGAATCCAACTTCAGGCCCGGGGCGGTTTCCCATAAGGGCGCCCGGGGGCTGATGCAGATTATGCCTGCAAACAACGCCGCCCTGGATATTTCAAATCCATTTGATCCCGTCCAGAACATCATGGGCGGCACCCGCCACCTCAAGCAACTGCTGGTCCGGTACCATAAAAATACGGCCCTGGCCCTGGCCGCCTACAATGCCGGAACCTCGGCCGTGGACAAACATTGCAGCATCCCCCCCTATCCTGAGACCCGGGCCTATGTCAGCCGGGTGATGGAATTCTATAGACAATATAAAGGCAGTTGA
- a CDS encoding 3-deoxy-7-phosphoheptulonate synthase: MTDYSRVQGWRPDSWKKYRARQQPAWADPSGAAQAQQELEFLPPLVPVREMRILKENLALAAEGKAFVLQGGDCSENFAQNNAKKISKTCKTLASMAFSLSNAMGRPVVKIGRMAGQFAKPRSSDTQTVAGIVYPSYRGDLVNDAALDLAARTPDPRRILKGYAMARDTLAILKALDASTFLSALNPEAWNDEFRAFFPVYTSHEALLLPYEAGLLRRGTAGDGWYAGSGHMLWIGERTRQLDSAHVELLRGVSNPIGVKVGPDHSTKEISRLCGMLNPNNEPGRLSLITRFGKDKIRDCLPPLIREIADAGRRVVWISDPMHGNTVTSDSGYKTRKYGDIFSEIQSFFRIHAQEKTVPGGIHLEMTGEDVTECTGGSCGIRSCDLEKNYLTTCDPRLNEKQSLELARDVGRMAGAVEK, translated from the coding sequence ATGACGGATTATTCCAGGGTGCAAGGCTGGCGCCCGGACAGCTGGAAAAAGTATCGTGCAAGGCAGCAGCCGGCCTGGGCGGACCCTTCCGGGGCCGCGCAGGCCCAGCAAGAACTTGAGTTTCTGCCTCCCCTTGTCCCTGTCCGGGAAATGAGAATCCTGAAAGAGAACCTGGCCCTGGCGGCGGAGGGGAAGGCCTTTGTCCTCCAGGGCGGGGACTGTTCCGAAAATTTTGCCCAAAACAATGCCAAGAAGATTTCTAAAACATGTAAGACCCTTGCCTCAATGGCCTTTTCCCTCAGCAATGCCATGGGCCGGCCCGTGGTGAAAATCGGGAGAATGGCCGGCCAGTTTGCCAAGCCCAGGTCATCGGACACCCAGACCGTGGCCGGGATTGTTTATCCGTCCTACAGGGGGGATCTTGTTAATGATGCCGCCCTGGACCTGGCGGCAAGGACTCCCGACCCCCGGCGCATCCTGAAGGGATATGCCATGGCCAGGGATACCCTCGCCATCCTCAAAGCCCTGGATGCATCCACATTTTTATCCGCTTTGAATCCGGAAGCCTGGAATGATGAATTCAGGGCATTTTTCCCGGTCTATACCTCCCATGAAGCCCTGCTTCTTCCCTATGAGGCCGGGCTGCTGAGAAGGGGGACCGCCGGGGACGGGTGGTACGCCGGTTCCGGCCATATGCTGTGGATTGGAGAAAGAACGCGGCAACTTGACTCCGCCCATGTGGAACTGCTGCGGGGGGTGTCCAATCCCATCGGGGTGAAGGTGGGACCGGACCACAGCACAAAGGAAATTAGCCGGCTGTGCGGCATGCTCAACCCCAACAACGAGCCGGGACGGCTTTCGTTGATCACCCGGTTCGGCAAAGATAAAATCCGGGATTGCCTCCCCCCCCTGATCCGGGAAATAGCGGATGCCGGCCGAAGGGTGGTTTGGATCTCCGATCCCATGCACGGCAATACCGTTACCTCGGATTCCGGATACAAGACCCGGAAATACGGGGATATCTTTTCCGAGATCCAAAGCTTTTTCAGGATACACGCACAGGAGAAAACCGTGCCCGGCGGCATTCACCTTGAAATGACCGGGGAGGATGTCACTGAGTGCACCGGCGGAAGCTGCGGGATACGCAGCTGTGATCTGGAAAAGAATTATCTGACCACCTGCGATCCCAGGCTCAATGAAAAGCAGTCTCTGGAACTGGCCCGGGATGTCGGCCGAATGGCAGGGGCAGTTGAAAAATAG